The genome window CAAAGTTTTTTAACTGAAACGAGGTTGATTCTGAATATGGCAAGTAATAATAAAGGAACTACGAAAGACATCTCGTTTCTTGCATCTAATACGCTTCGAGATAAAAATGCCATTGAGTAACATTAATTTTGAGTTTTTAACATTGAGAATGAGTAAAAATAACATTTAAAATGAGAAAAACTAAAATCGAAGGTTATGTAAGATATTTATAGTATCGATCGCAAATAAACACTAAATAAATATTTAATCTTCGTTAGTGTAGGGAATGGCATAAGTCTTTAAATTAATGGCATAAGCCTTTAAATATATGCCTGTAAATACCCCTTCACCTTAATGCTTTGTTATACTCAGCTTTGGTGAAGGGGGTTTATGCACAAATTGTCGCGAAAAATTAATAATAGAGCGCCCAACCGCGTAGTAGGCTCATTCCCAAGTGTAAAACTTGGCAGAATGATCAAATGGGACTCGCAGATTGAGCGTGATCTCCTTTACTATCTTGAGTTTGATGATGATGTAATTGAATATTTTGAACAACCCATAAAATTCAAATACCTTCACAATCATACATATCATTATTACTTCCCTGATTATGAGATTCGGAGAAAATCTACAAGCAAGCTCAAGTATGTAGAGCTTAAACCAGAATCCGAGTTACTTAAAAATGAAATCAGACTGAAATACGAAACAATCGCCACTGCCATGGACGAGGCAGGTCATGATTTTGAAATAATTACAGAGAAATCACTTCGAGAAGAACCACGCTTCTCTAACCTCAAATTATTAAACAAATACTATAGAGACAAAGCCTGCCCAGTGTTAATTGGAAGAGTAAAACGAGATATTGAAAACTCTTTTTCATCTTTTTTAACTCTTGGGGAATTAGCCTCTTTTGAGTATCTAGATAAATACGACTGCTATGTGTTGATAGCCAATCAAGTTTTCAGTTTCGATATAGATTGTAGGTAATGGCATAATTCTTAAAATTATGGGCATAAACCTTTAAATATGTGGTCATAAATATCCCTCACCTGATGACTTTGTTATAGTTAGTCATGTGAGGGATTTTTTATGCGTGAATTAGCGAGAGAGATTAACAATAAAGGACCAAACCGAGTTGTGGGCTCATTTCCCAGCTTTAAACTTGGCAGAATGGTCAAGTGGGATTCACAAATCGAGCGTGACTTCCTTTATTACCTAGAGTTTGATGATGACGTGGTTGAATACTTTGAGCAGCCGTGTAGGTACGATCATAACTTGTAAAAAAACGACCATAAAATAGATTATTCTTGCTCCCTCATAGCCGATGTTATAGCCTGATGTTGGGATGAGGGAGTATGAATAATGAGTGAGCCGGCAAGGTCAATTCATAAAAAAGGTCGCAAAAACGTTATTGGTAGCTTTATGAGTGCCAAGATGCAGGTTCTTGTGGAGTGGGAATCGCAGATAGAACGCGACTTTATGTATTATTTGGAGTTTGATGATGATGTAAGGGGCTATACATCACAGCCCATCCGCTACCGGTACACTCGGGAAGACAAATACAAATATCACTTTCCAGATTTTGAAATATTTCGATATTCGACACCTAAGCGTAAGTTCGTCGAAATAAAACCTTTGCATGTTACTAAGAAGACCGAATTCATTGAGAAAACGGCCGCAATCAAAGCTCAAATGCACACTGATGGTTTTGACTATAGTGTTGTGACCGACTCACAGTGAATAGCCACCGATTTTCTAGACATTTATCAGCCGTTTGAAAATCGGTTTTCAAACTCGATAGGCGACAGTTGATTATTAAAATTTTATAGTCGTCTTGAGTTGTAAAGCATCTTGATGTAACCGAAGATGTCGCTACTTGCTTCCTGTCCATGCACAATTATCAGGCGGTCAGGTCAATGATGTGGTTTATGCTCAAAGCCTAATTGCATGCGCTCTCACCGCCGAAAATGTCACTGCCGACAAAGGCTATCATAGCGAAGCATTAAGGCATCAAGTCAAGCGCCATAATCTGAGGCCAGTAACCTCACGATTTTAAAATAATCGTATTGGCAATCAGGGTATGGAGCGGTGTTGTACCGCTAGACACCTGATTGGAAATGTCTTTGCGAGAATCAAACATTTTCAGGCTATTGCAATGCGTTATGACAAGATTTAGCGTAATTATCACGGCATGCTTATGCTTGCTTTCAGCATCATGTAGCTGCCTGTGCGGGTTGATTGAGTTTTGAACATCAATGATCAACAAGCCCTAGAAAAACGTTGCGATATTTATTACCTGCTAAGAATCTAAATGAAACCTGAATCTGATCTGACAAATCTCTGTCTGTCAGCTGCGTAGGAATAACGACAACTAATTAGGAATGTATCTTTGGATCACTAATTTCAGCAAGAACACCACACGTCTCAATTTCCCGCTCATTGCTACAACTCGCTCTTAGTGAAACAAGTTGATTCTCAAGCGCTTGCAGAGAAGTTATCTGGGTTCGCACGTCAGATATGTGGTCATCGAGCAAGCTATTAATTGCGGAACAAGGTTGATGCGGATGTTTCTGGTAGCTTAGGAGTTCGTGAATTTCTACGAGTGACAGATCCAGTTTTCGGCAGCGCCGTATAAAGGTGAGCTGCTCTCCATGCATCTTCGTATAACTACGATAACCGTTCTCTTGTCGATCAGGCGGTGACAACAATCCTTGCTGTTCATAGAAGCGGATTGTCTGTGTTTCGATCCCTACCAACTGCGCCAATTGTCCAATACGCATCTCCCGGCCCCCCAACATTTATTTTTCTCTATTGACCTTATAGTAACTATATGGTTTTTAATATTCTTCATCAAGCTTCATTTACTGAATACGAAGGTCAAAATAGATTTCAGGTGCTACAGAGTTCAACATTACTAGAGGTAAACACTCATGAATAAGCGCAATCGTATGTTACTTGGCAGTACGGTAACCGTAATGGCTACTTCACTAACTGCATTACCTGTCATGTCAGCTGATAAGACCCCCTTTGAATCGCGTGAGATTCAACGCCCTGCCGATAATGGTCAAAAAATCGCCCAAGCTATGTGTGGTACCTGTGGTGGAAGTTGGGAAGGACGCTGCGGTGGTATGAAGGGAGGGATGATGCCTAATGCCTCTGGTACGGTGGAATTACCTGAACTGAACTCGGCCGGGGCGCGGCTGATTAAGCAGTACTGCATGCAGTGCCATGCATCACCAACCCCTAAACAGCATACGGCTCCAGCTTGGCCGACCATCGTGGCTCGCATGAATACGCGCATGCAATGGATGAGCAGCAATAATAAAGCAATGAATATCAAGGCGCCTACAGAAAACGAGCTGCGCACAATCACAGCCTACCTGCAAAAGCATGCTGCACAGCCATCGGATGCAAATACACAAGGGCCACAAGAACCCCTTGTCCCAGGGAAATCAGCTATCGAAATTCTCAAGGACCGTTATGCACGGGGAGAAATCGACCGTAAGGAATACTTACGCATGCTCGAAGATTTGAATAAACGTTAGTGAGGACGGTATTTTCGTGAGCGATATTGGCTATTCTGCTCAGTGTGAAATAAGGCCTTCAGCGTTCAT of Methylophaga marina contains these proteins:
- a CDS encoding TnsA endonuclease N-terminal domain-containing protein, with product MHKLSRKINNRAPNRVVGSFPSVKLGRMIKWDSQIERDLLYYLEFDDDVIEYFEQPIKFKYLHNHTYHYYFPDYEIRRKSTSKLKYVELKPESELLKNEIRLKYETIATAMDEAGHDFEIITEKSLREEPRFSNLKLLNKYYRDKACPVLIGRVKRDIENSFSSFLTLGELASFEYLDKYDCYVLIANQVFSFDIDCR
- a CDS encoding TnsA endonuclease N-terminal domain-containing protein, yielding MSEPARSIHKKGRKNVIGSFMSAKMQVLVEWESQIERDFMYYLEFDDDVRGYTSQPIRYRYTREDKYKYHFPDFEIFRYSTPKRKFVEIKPLHVTKKTEFIEKTAAIKAQMHTDGFDYSVVTDSQ
- the cadR gene encoding Cd(II)/Pb(II)-responsive transcriptional regulator, which encodes MLGGREMRIGQLAQLVGIETQTIRFYEQQGLLSPPDRQENGYRSYTKMHGEQLTFIRRCRKLDLSLVEIHELLSYQKHPHQPCSAINSLLDDHISDVRTQITSLQALENQLVSLRASCSNEREIETCGVLAEISDPKIHS
- a CDS encoding SHOCT domain-containing protein, with translation MNKRNRMLLGSTVTVMATSLTALPVMSADKTPFESREIQRPADNGQKIAQAMCGTCGGSWEGRCGGMKGGMMPNASGTVELPELNSAGARLIKQYCMQCHASPTPKQHTAPAWPTIVARMNTRMQWMSSNNKAMNIKAPTENELRTITAYLQKHAAQPSDANTQGPQEPLVPGKSAIEILKDRYARGEIDRKEYLRMLEDLNKR